Proteins encoded together in one Lathyrus oleraceus cultivar Zhongwan6 chromosome 5, CAAS_Psat_ZW6_1.0, whole genome shotgun sequence window:
- the LOC127083934 gene encoding eukaryotic translation initiation factor 3 subunit F, producing the protein MAASNRTVLQFSSSSSSSQSLSAKVHPLVIFNICDCYVRRPDQAERVIGTLLGSVLPDGTVDIRNSYAVPHNESVDQVALDIEYHHNMLLSHQKVNQKEIIVGWYSTGLGVTGGSALIHEFYSREVPNPIHLTVDTGFTTGGSIIKAYVSNNLSLGDRQIAAQFQEIPLDLRMVEAERVGYDTLKATTVDKIPSDLEGMEASMEHLLALIDDIYKYVDDVVEGRVKPDNKIGKFISDAVGSLPKLPPSDFDKLVNDSLQDHLLMLYLSSITRTQLSLAEKLNTAAQIL; encoded by the exons ATGGCGGCAAGCAATCGCACAGTGTTGCAGttctcttcatcttcttcctcttctcAGAGCTTGTCCGCAAAGGTTCATCCTCTTGTTATCTTCAACATCTGCGACTGTTACGTTCGTCGCCCTGATCAAGCCGAACGCGTCATTGGAACGCTTCTTGGATCTGTTCTTCCCGATGGAACCGTCGATATCCGTAATTCCTACGCCGTTCCTCACAACGAGTCCGTCGACCAG GTTGCTTTGGACATAGAGTACCACCATAATATGTTATTGTCCCACCAAAAAGTGAACCAAAAGGAAATCATAGTTGGATG GTATTCAACTGGACTTGGAGTAACTGGTGGAAGTGCATTGATCCATGAATTTTATTCTCGAGAAGTACCCAATCCCATACATTTGACTGTTGATACAGGATTCACAACTGGAGGGAGTATCATAAAAGCTTACGTGTCAAACAATTTATCTCTTGGAGACAGGCAAATCGCTGCACAGTTTCAAGAAATTCCACTGGATCTTCGTATGGTTGAAGCCGAGCGAGTTGGAT ATGATACCCTAAAGGCAACCACTGTTGACAAAATTCCCTCTGATTTAGAAGGCATGGAAGCATCAATGGAACATCTGCTAGCTTTGATTGATGACATCTACaaatatgttgatgatgttgtG GAAGGACGAGTCAAGCCAGACAACAAAATAGGAAAATTCATATCAGATGCAGTAGGTTCCCTCCCCAAATTGCCCCCATCAGATTTTGATAAGCTTGTGAATGACAGCTTGCAG GATCACTTGCTCATGCTATATTTATCTAGCATCACCAGAACTCAACTTAGCTTGGCAGAAAAATTGAACACGGCTGCTCAGATTTTGTAA